A stretch of the uncultured Fretibacterium sp. genome encodes the following:
- a CDS encoding CoA transferase yields the protein MEGALSNVVVLDLTRVLAGPFCSMMMADMGAVVIKIENPKGGADERSMGPFKEGVSAYSMNLNRNKKAVTLNLKDPKGKGIFLEMSEKADVVLENFRPGTMEKLGLGYEDLKKVNPGIVYGAISGFGHTGRYSKRPGYDIIAQAMGGLMSTTGWPGGEATRTGTAMGDVLGGLSCAIGVLAALNSRARTGQGQKVDIALVDSVVASLEIINMIYFVEGRVPERIGNRYESTYPYDSFRASDGSLVIGAGNNKLWQDLARTMGREDLLQDPRFSESKDRVAHHEVLRGIVEDWTSRQTVAEIYGKLERAGVPCAPIYSIDQVAADPHIAGDREMFVECEHPVAGRLKLTGSHLKLSGTPASIRTPAPELGQHNNEVYGSMLGYTAEQVAELEREGVL from the coding sequence TTGGAAGGCGCGTTGTCGAATGTCGTGGTGTTGGACTTGACTAGGGTCCTGGCCGGGCCGTTTTGCTCCATGATGATGGCCGACATGGGAGCTGTCGTCATCAAGATCGAGAACCCGAAGGGAGGCGCCGACGAGCGGAGCATGGGGCCCTTCAAAGAGGGGGTGAGCGCTTATTCGATGAACCTGAACCGCAACAAGAAGGCGGTTACCTTGAACTTGAAGGACCCAAAGGGCAAGGGCATCTTTCTGGAGATGTCGGAGAAGGCCGATGTGGTGCTCGAGAACTTCCGTCCCGGGACGATGGAAAAACTGGGCTTGGGCTACGAGGACCTGAAAAAAGTCAACCCGGGTATTGTCTACGGCGCCATATCGGGATTCGGGCACACGGGACGCTACAGCAAGCGCCCGGGGTACGACATCATCGCTCAGGCGATGGGCGGTCTGATGAGCACAACCGGCTGGCCCGGAGGCGAGGCCACCCGGACGGGAACCGCCATGGGCGATGTTCTGGGAGGGTTGTCCTGCGCCATAGGAGTTCTGGCTGCGCTCAACTCCCGTGCCCGGACCGGACAGGGGCAAAAAGTGGATATTGCCCTCGTCGACTCCGTGGTCGCGAGCCTGGAGATCATCAACATGATTTATTTCGTTGAGGGACGCGTTCCGGAGCGTATCGGCAATCGGTACGAGTCCACCTATCCCTACGATTCCTTCCGGGCGTCGGACGGCTCTCTGGTCATCGGGGCCGGGAACAACAAGCTGTGGCAGGACCTGGCGAGGACGATGGGGCGGGAGGACCTTCTTCAGGACCCGCGCTTCAGTGAATCCAAGGATCGGGTTGCCCATCACGAGGTGCTGCGGGGGATCGTCGAGGATTGGACGTCGCGGCAAACCGTGGCGGAAATCTATGGGAAGCTGGAGCGGGCGGGCGTTCCCTGCGCGCCGATCTATTCCATCGACCAGGTGGCCGCCGACCCGCATATCGCCGGGGATCGGGAGATGTTTGTGGAGTGCGAGCACCCCGTCGCGGGAAGGCTGAAGCTGACGGGCTCGCACCTGAAGCTCAGCGGTACCCCGGCCTCGATACGGACGCCGGCACCCGAGCTGGGGCAACATAATAACGAGGTCTACGGCTCGATGCTGGGTTATACGGCCGAGCAGGTCGCCGAACTCGAACGGGAGGGAGTGCTTTGA
- the gcvPB gene encoding aminomethyl-transferring glycine dehydrogenase subunit GcvPB, with amino-acid sequence MGGYPGTKGLAFKEALLWERASKGRVGISIPTQDVPESKLDASLTGPAPKLPELSEVDVIRHYTRLSTWNFGVDTGMYPLGSCTMKYNPKINERMASLPGFANVHPLMPESCFQGALKLMYELEQDLLKLTGMKAASLQPSAGAQGELTGMLMIHAYHAHKGKQRKKVIMPSTAHGTNPASAAICGYTPVPVELNKDGIVTPESIREIMDEDTAGIMLTNPNTLGIFERHVAEISKIIHEKGGLVYGDGANMNALMGYVNVAKMGVDVMHFNVHKTLSTPHGGGGPGAGPVVVGEALEPFLPSPRVCKEGDRYTLCSDSPLSIGRLQAFFGNFAVLVRALAYTRTMGHELKAATEAAVLNANYIKAGLKGVYNLPFPQDSLHEVIFNDAIQQKNGVTTMDIAKRLIDCGYHPPTTYFPLVVDSAIMIEPTDTESKGDLDGFIDAMKAIAEEAKSNPDVVKNTPQNTMIARPDETLAARNLTLKGY; translated from the coding sequence ATGGGCGGCTATCCCGGCACCAAAGGCCTGGCCTTTAAAGAAGCGCTCCTGTGGGAGCGTGCGAGCAAGGGACGCGTGGGGATCAGCATTCCTACCCAGGACGTCCCGGAGAGCAAGCTGGACGCCTCTCTGACGGGACCGGCCCCGAAACTGCCGGAGCTGTCCGAGGTCGACGTCATCCGTCACTATACGCGCCTCTCCACGTGGAACTTCGGGGTCGACACGGGGATGTATCCGCTGGGCTCCTGCACCATGAAGTACAATCCCAAGATCAACGAGCGCATGGCCTCTCTGCCCGGCTTCGCGAACGTTCATCCCCTCATGCCGGAGTCGTGCTTCCAGGGCGCCCTCAAGCTCATGTACGAGCTTGAGCAGGACCTGCTCAAGCTCACCGGAATGAAGGCCGCGTCGCTCCAGCCCTCGGCAGGCGCCCAGGGCGAGCTGACGGGGATGCTGATGATCCACGCCTACCACGCGCATAAGGGCAAGCAGCGTAAAAAGGTGATCATGCCCAGCACGGCGCATGGCACGAACCCGGCGTCCGCGGCGATCTGTGGCTACACGCCCGTCCCGGTCGAGCTGAACAAGGATGGGATCGTCACCCCCGAGTCCATCCGTGAGATCATGGACGAGGACACGGCCGGCATCATGCTGACCAACCCCAACACCCTGGGTATCTTTGAGCGCCACGTGGCCGAGATCTCTAAGATCATCCACGAGAAGGGCGGGCTGGTCTACGGTGACGGCGCCAACATGAACGCCCTGATGGGCTACGTGAACGTCGCCAAGATGGGGGTCGACGTGATGCACTTCAACGTCCACAAGACCCTCTCCACGCCGCACGGCGGCGGCGGCCCCGGCGCGGGTCCCGTCGTGGTGGGCGAGGCTCTGGAGCCCTTCCTTCCCTCCCCTCGCGTCTGCAAGGAGGGGGACCGCTACACGCTCTGCTCCGACTCGCCGCTCTCCATCGGACGTCTTCAGGCGTTCTTCGGCAACTTCGCCGTCCTGGTGCGGGCGCTGGCCTACACGCGCACCATGGGGCACGAGCTCAAGGCTGCGACCGAGGCGGCGGTCCTCAACGCCAACTACATCAAGGCGGGGCTGAAGGGGGTCTACAACCTGCCCTTCCCGCAGGACAGCCTGCACGAGGTCATCTTCAACGACGCGATCCAGCAGAAGAACGGCGTGACGACGATGGACATCGCCAAGCGCCTGATCGACTGCGGTTATCATCCACCCACAACGTACTTCCCGCTGGTGGTTGACAGCGCCATCATGATCGAGCCGACGGACACCGAGTCCAAGGGCGACTTGGACGGGTTCATCGACGCGATGAAGGCTATTGCCGAGGAGGCGAAGTCGAACCCGGACGTGGTCAAGAACACGCCTCAGAACACGATGATTGCGCGCCCGGACGAGACCCTGGCAGCCAGAAACCTGACTTTGAAGGGCTATTAA
- a CDS encoding hydroxymethylglutaryl-CoA lyase, producing MRKDAALPDSVVVREVCPRDGFQNVKEFIPTERKLEWIDALFEAGVAEMEVTSFVSPKAIPQLADAADVLEETKRRHPTARLTALVPNAKGAERALACGADVLNVVFSASESHNKANLNRSVAESLSGLDDIARLIEGRAELSVSIATSFMCPFEGRTDPRRVSELIGVVREKGARSICLAETIGTCHPRDFAETLDVVSPALDGIPVFLHIHNTFGMALLNVREALVRGVDRFDSAAGGLGGCPYAPGAAGNAATEDLVFYLNGLGIETGLDPLALVKVARRMRDYGLGTLGHLVKSRFGQPVEPCC from the coding sequence TTGAGGAAGGACGCGGCGTTACCCGACTCCGTCGTGGTCCGGGAGGTCTGTCCCCGCGATGGTTTTCAGAACGTGAAGGAGTTCATCCCCACGGAGCGGAAGCTCGAGTGGATCGACGCCCTGTTTGAGGCTGGGGTCGCGGAGATGGAGGTCACCTCGTTCGTCAGTCCCAAGGCCATCCCTCAGCTGGCGGACGCCGCGGATGTGCTCGAGGAGACGAAACGCCGCCACCCGACAGCGCGCCTGACGGCCTTGGTTCCCAACGCCAAGGGGGCGGAGCGCGCGCTGGCCTGCGGGGCCGACGTCCTGAACGTCGTATTCTCCGCCAGCGAGAGCCACAACAAGGCCAACCTGAACCGCAGCGTGGCGGAGTCCCTGTCGGGACTGGACGATATCGCTCGTTTGATCGAGGGAAGGGCGGAACTGTCCGTCTCCATTGCCACGTCCTTCATGTGTCCGTTCGAGGGACGCACCGACCCTAGGAGGGTATCCGAGCTGATCGGCGTCGTTCGTGAGAAGGGCGCACGCAGCATCTGTCTGGCCGAGACCATCGGCACCTGCCATCCCAGGGATTTCGCCGAGACCCTGGATGTAGTGTCCCCGGCTCTGGATGGCATCCCCGTATTCCTGCACATCCACAACACGTTCGGAATGGCCCTTTTGAACGTTCGCGAGGCCCTCGTTCGGGGAGTCGACCGCTTCGATTCTGCAGCCGGGGGGCTGGGCGGCTGTCCCTACGCGCCCGGCGCGGCGGGCAACGCGGCGACCGAGGACCTGGTCTTCTACCTGAACGGGCTGGGGATCGAGACGGGGCTGGATCCCCTGGCTCTTGTGAAGGTCGCTCGGCGGATGCGGGACTATGGGCTCGGAACCCTGGGGCACCTGGTCAAGAGCCGCTTCGGTCAGCCTGTAGAACCCTGCTGCTGA
- the gcvPA gene encoding aminomethyl-transferring glycine dehydrogenase subunit GcvPA — translation MRYLSHTPEDLRAMLDTIGVKKVEDLFTTIPAEVRMDGPIDIKPRTEWELTAELGAMAEANCNSVAFLGAGCYPHHIPAHIPYLSSRSEFLTSYTPYQPEVSQGTLQAIFEFQTMTANLLGMEVANASMYDGANALAEAAIMAIHVKKKPKVAYSRLNHPHYIQAMKTYFRPAGFEAVEVPVLPDGRTDFSKIPDGVSALVVQSPNFAGVIEDLEAAAKAAHDKGILLIASFSEAMAWGLLKNPGSCGADIVCGEGSSFGIPLSAGGPGVGMLACSMKNVRSVPGRLVGETTDKNGNRCFVLTLAAREQHIRREKATSNICTNSGHNALTAAMYMASAGSEGLHAIAKLNHDKAAYLKAGLEKAGFKPLFDSPFFNEFAMKAPAGFEKRYDELAKKGFVAGLDLGKYYPEYKGAWLFCATEVHTREEIDAFLKEVA, via the coding sequence ATGAGATACCTGTCCCACACCCCGGAAGATCTCCGGGCGATGCTGGATACGATCGGAGTTAAAAAGGTCGAGGATCTCTTCACGACGATCCCGGCTGAGGTGCGTATGGACGGTCCTATCGACATCAAGCCCCGCACCGAGTGGGAGCTGACGGCCGAGCTCGGCGCCATGGCCGAGGCCAACTGCAACAGCGTGGCGTTCCTCGGCGCCGGGTGCTATCCCCACCACATCCCGGCCCACATCCCCTACCTCTCGAGCCGCTCCGAGTTCCTGACCTCCTACACCCCCTATCAGCCGGAGGTCAGCCAGGGGACGCTTCAGGCCATCTTCGAGTTCCAGACGATGACGGCCAACCTGCTGGGCATGGAGGTCGCCAACGCCTCCATGTACGACGGCGCCAACGCCCTGGCGGAGGCCGCGATCATGGCCATCCACGTCAAGAAGAAGCCGAAGGTGGCCTACTCCCGCCTGAACCACCCCCATTACATCCAGGCGATGAAGACCTACTTCCGGCCCGCGGGCTTCGAGGCCGTCGAGGTGCCCGTCCTTCCGGACGGCCGCACCGACTTCAGCAAGATCCCCGACGGCGTCTCGGCCCTGGTCGTGCAGTCCCCCAACTTCGCCGGCGTGATCGAGGACCTCGAGGCCGCGGCCAAGGCGGCTCACGACAAGGGAATCCTGCTGATCGCCTCCTTCTCCGAGGCTATGGCCTGGGGCCTGCTCAAGAACCCCGGCAGCTGCGGCGCCGACATCGTCTGCGGCGAGGGCAGCAGCTTCGGCATTCCCCTGAGCGCCGGCGGGCCCGGCGTGGGCATGCTGGCCTGCTCCATGAAGAACGTGCGTTCCGTCCCGGGACGCCTGGTGGGAGAGACCACGGACAAGAACGGCAACCGCTGCTTCGTCCTGACCCTCGCGGCCCGCGAGCAGCACATCCGCCGCGAGAAGGCCACGTCGAACATCTGCACCAACTCCGGCCACAACGCTCTGACGGCGGCGATGTACATGGCCTCCGCCGGGAGCGAGGGGCTCCACGCCATCGCGAAGCTGAACCACGATAAGGCCGCCTACCTCAAGGCGGGGCTCGAGAAGGCGGGCTTCAAGCCGCTCTTCGACTCGCCGTTCTTCAACGAGTTCGCCATGAAGGCCCCGGCCGGCTTCGAGAAACGCTACGACGAGCTGGCGAAGAAGGGCTTCGTCGCGGGGCTCGACTTGGGTAAGTACTATCCGGAGTACAAGGGGGCGTGGCTCTTCTGCGCGACGGAAGTCCACACCCGTGAGGAAATCGACGCATTCCTGAAGGAGGTGGCCTGA
- the gcvH gene encoding glycine cleavage system protein GcvH, whose product MKAFDELNFKADVSYTKTHEWAKKNGNIVVVGVDDYAQGALGDIVYVELPDVGAATKAGAAFGSLESTKAVSDLNAPVSGKVVKVNEALADSPDLVNTDPYGAAWMVEIEVPDSKDFDALMKVDAYKDYVKTLDH is encoded by the coding sequence GTGAAAGCATTTGACGAGCTGAATTTCAAAGCGGATGTTTCCTACACGAAGACCCATGAGTGGGCGAAAAAGAACGGCAACATCGTTGTCGTGGGCGTGGATGACTACGCTCAGGGCGCCCTGGGCGACATCGTCTACGTCGAGCTTCCCGACGTGGGCGCGGCAACCAAGGCCGGTGCGGCCTTCGGTTCCCTGGAGTCCACCAAGGCGGTCAGTGACCTCAACGCTCCCGTCTCGGGCAAGGTTGTCAAGGTCAACGAGGCCCTTGCGGATTCTCCGGACCTGGTGAACACGGACCCCTACGGGGCGGCTTGGATGGTTGAGATCGAGGTGCCCGACAGCAAGGACTTTGATGCCCTGATGAAGGTCGACGCCTACAAAGATTACGTCAAGACACTCGATCATTGA
- a CDS encoding clostripain-related cysteine peptidase, which translates to MRRAAALFFLFCAMLASWGCSVSHAAPAAKAKETWAVYWYLCGSDLESENGFATGDLAETLEVVLPDNVKVVVQAGGSKTWDNDLVDASGLCRLERSGDEIGVVGKAGRASMGDPETLRDFLRFCEKNYPADHKVLILWDHGGGSSGGLCYDETHGGDALSFGELREALEAVYGDEPDKKPFELIGIDACLMATLEMAGVCAPYAGYLVASEETEPGCGWKYDGWLSVLSANTAMRAEELGRVVCDSYYEGCREHGLEKNVTLSVIDLQKVDDLNLAVSCLGAMGMTSVLEDPSAFYAAFSRGAKSAESYSAGMVDLASLASKNANLFPEAAKAVLEAVRESVVYQVKGAYRKGSNGISVFIPSAPEPDAYDRFKDSALASGMRGLYYLYEPLLRGDFSDEAVQFVQDVTDFLNSLDAGSEAPVSADRPGHSASPWDASALAQGLHLPSLGRWDASALAAGLNFAETAGMNLDDHPVEYIERDGETYACLNLGAEKAALLSRVTFILALCGDEGTPSVFLGEDSDLSADWDAGRFMDNFRGVWGSLDGHLAAMSVLSVTDDYVLYEVPFLMKGKPYNLTVAYDFGTETYRMLTARPDEEGVPPGRGERLLVEGDEITLVLHKLDLEKGELVAFEGDTLTIGKRSKFKEMVLPDGIYAFMFTMTDYRQNVYYSTASGVQMENGVPTVFSLDEEKEKKKGE; encoded by the coding sequence ATGAGGCGGGCTGCGGCACTTTTTTTTCTGTTCTGCGCGATGTTGGCGTCCTGGGGCTGTTCCGTTTCGCACGCCGCGCCGGCCGCAAAGGCAAAGGAGACCTGGGCGGTCTATTGGTATCTCTGCGGGTCCGACCTGGAGTCGGAAAACGGGTTTGCGACGGGCGACCTTGCGGAAACGCTGGAGGTTGTCCTGCCCGACAACGTGAAGGTGGTCGTGCAGGCCGGCGGCTCCAAAACGTGGGACAACGACCTTGTGGACGCCTCCGGTCTGTGCCGTCTGGAGCGTTCCGGAGATGAGATCGGCGTCGTCGGCAAGGCGGGGCGGGCAAGCATGGGGGACCCTGAGACCCTGAGGGATTTTCTGCGATTCTGCGAGAAGAACTATCCTGCCGACCACAAGGTGCTGATCCTGTGGGACCATGGCGGGGGAAGCAGCGGAGGGCTTTGTTACGACGAAACGCACGGCGGCGACGCCTTGTCCTTTGGGGAGCTGAGGGAGGCGCTGGAGGCGGTCTATGGCGACGAGCCGGATAAAAAGCCGTTCGAGCTGATTGGGATCGACGCCTGTTTGATGGCGACGCTGGAGATGGCCGGCGTCTGTGCGCCTTACGCGGGGTATCTTGTGGCCTCGGAGGAGACGGAGCCGGGCTGCGGGTGGAAATACGACGGCTGGCTGTCGGTTCTTTCCGCGAACACGGCAATGCGTGCCGAGGAGCTTGGGCGTGTCGTCTGTGACTCGTATTATGAAGGGTGCCGGGAGCATGGGCTGGAGAAAAACGTCACGCTGTCCGTGATCGATCTTCAGAAGGTGGACGACTTGAATCTGGCGGTGTCCTGTCTCGGGGCGATGGGGATGACCTCGGTCCTGGAGGACCCCTCCGCGTTTTACGCCGCATTCTCTCGGGGTGCGAAGAGCGCTGAGAGCTACAGCGCCGGGATGGTGGATCTGGCGAGCCTGGCCTCCAAGAACGCGAACCTCTTTCCGGAGGCTGCCAAGGCGGTGCTCGAGGCCGTCCGTGAGAGCGTGGTCTATCAGGTGAAGGGGGCCTACCGGAAGGGATCAAACGGAATTTCCGTCTTTATTCCCTCCGCTCCGGAGCCCGACGCCTACGACCGGTTTAAGGACTCCGCTTTGGCGTCGGGGATGCGAGGGCTCTATTACCTATACGAGCCCCTGCTGCGGGGGGACTTTTCGGACGAGGCGGTGCAGTTCGTTCAGGATGTCACCGATTTTTTGAACTCCCTTGACGCGGGATCGGAGGCGCCGGTGAGCGCGGATCGGCCGGGGCATTCGGCCTCGCCCTGGGACGCCTCCGCGTTGGCCCAGGGGCTCCATCTTCCCTCGCTGGGGCGTTGGGATGCCTCCGCGCTGGCCGCGGGCCTCAACTTCGCCGAAACCGCCGGCATGAATTTGGACGACCACCCGGTCGAGTACATCGAACGGGACGGCGAGACCTACGCGTGTCTCAACCTCGGGGCCGAGAAGGCGGCCCTGCTGAGTCGTGTCACCTTTATCCTCGCGCTATGCGGCGACGAGGGGACCCCGTCCGTGTTTCTGGGCGAGGATTCCGATCTTTCCGCGGATTGGGATGCGGGGCGTTTTATGGATAACTTTCGTGGCGTCTGGGGCAGTCTCGACGGGCATTTGGCCGCGATGTCCGTCCTCTCGGTGACGGACGACTATGTCCTTTATGAGGTCCCCTTCCTGATGAAGGGCAAGCCTTACAACCTCACGGTGGCCTACGATTTCGGCACGGAGACGTACCGGATGCTCACCGCCAGGCCAGATGAGGAGGGGGTCCCCCCGGGCAGGGGGGAGCGTCTGTTGGTCGAGGGCGACGAGATCACGCTGGTCCTGCATAAGCTGGACCTCGAAAAAGGCGAGCTGGTTGCGTTCGAGGGCGATACGCTCACGATCGGCAAGAGGTCCAAGTTCAAGGAGATGGTGCTTCCCGACGGGATTTATGCCTTTATGTTCACCATGACCGACTACAGGCAGAACGTCTATTATTCGACGGCCTCGGGCGTGCAAATGGAGAACGGGGTCCCGACGGTTTTTTCTTTGGATGAGGAGAAGGAGAAAAAAAAGGGGGAGTAA
- a CDS encoding lipoate--protein ligase, with the protein MYVIENRDHRPQHNLALEEYLCRMAARDGCEFFMLWQNEPSIIVGRFQNTLEEINADFVRERGIHVVRRNSGGGAVYHDLGNINYSFIMADREGEFNFAFFTEPIIRALRSLGADAELSGRNDIAIGGKKVSGGAQYRRGGILLHHGTLLFDSDLDVLSQALKVSQEKFRSKGVKSVRARVGNIRDSLPQAQTAADFIALLEARIEGLTPRGLTPDDRAEVETLMREKYSTWDWNYGESPEFTERKRARFPWGGVEAYLKVDKGIITGCELRGDYFGSGDYAPLLERVVGIPYTRAALEKALEGLSTHAMFAGSTAEDILTLLTPGA; encoded by the coding sequence ATGTACGTCATCGAAAATCGCGATCACCGTCCGCAGCACAACCTGGCGCTGGAGGAGTACCTCTGCCGGATGGCCGCCCGGGATGGGTGCGAGTTCTTCATGCTGTGGCAGAACGAGCCGTCCATCATCGTGGGGCGCTTCCAGAACACGCTCGAGGAGATCAACGCCGACTTCGTCCGCGAGCGCGGCATCCACGTCGTGCGGCGCAACTCGGGCGGCGGGGCTGTCTATCACGACCTCGGCAACATCAACTACAGCTTCATCATGGCGGACCGCGAGGGGGAGTTCAACTTCGCCTTCTTCACGGAGCCGATTATCCGGGCGCTCCGTTCCCTCGGCGCGGACGCGGAGCTGTCGGGACGCAACGACATCGCCATCGGCGGCAAGAAGGTGTCGGGCGGCGCCCAGTACCGGCGCGGGGGCATCCTGCTCCACCACGGCACGCTGCTCTTCGACAGCGACCTGGACGTCCTGTCGCAGGCCCTGAAGGTCTCCCAGGAGAAGTTCCGGAGTAAGGGCGTCAAGTCCGTCCGCGCGCGGGTGGGCAACATCCGCGACTCCCTGCCCCAGGCCCAGACCGCCGCCGACTTCATCGCACTCCTGGAGGCGCGGATTGAGGGGCTGACCCCGCGCGGGCTGACGCCGGACGACCGCGCGGAGGTGGAGACGCTCATGAGGGAGAAATATTCCACCTGGGACTGGAACTACGGCGAGTCGCCGGAGTTCACCGAGCGCAAGAGGGCGCGCTTTCCCTGGGGCGGCGTGGAGGCCTACCTCAAAGTGGACAAGGGGATCATCACCGGCTGCGAGCTGCGCGGGGACTACTTCGGCAGCGGGGACTACGCCCCGCTGCTGGAGCGCGTCGTCGGCATCCCCTACACGCGCGCCGCCCTGGAGAAGGCCCTCGAGGGGCTCTCCACCCATGCGATGTTCGCAGGCTCGACGGCGGAGGACATCCTGACGCTCCTG